One genomic segment of Occultella kanbiaonis includes these proteins:
- a CDS encoding NAD(P)/FAD-dependent oxidoreductase, protein MKPMKHKIVILGAGYAGASVTGRLARRLHADDVEITLINAEPDFVERVRMHQLATGADLRPLPLRDAFTGSGVRVRVGRVASVDVEARTVSFAEPDGEHSLAYDTLVYALGSAQNDGGVPGVAEYAHEIASRPGALRLRERLAALGPGGRVVVVGGGLTGIEAVTEIAESRPDLDVALTARGRLGDWLSPAGRRHLRRVVGRLGITVHEGADVAGVGEAGVVTTDAVAIGADVTVWTGGFTAHPIAAASALTVTDRGRIVVDDAMRSVSHAGVYAVGDAGQARGPKDNLLRMSCASGIPMAWRAADSIVAELTGAGAPRIPLSYVQQCISLGRRDGLIQLVTSDDRARSFALTGRFAARYKEMICRGAGLVGRGAPLPYPARRRRLGQATPSSGRSARDEPVAAQTSRDFGETL, encoded by the coding sequence ATGAAGCCGATGAAGCACAAGATCGTGATCCTCGGCGCCGGCTACGCCGGTGCCTCCGTGACCGGACGACTGGCCCGCCGACTGCACGCCGACGACGTCGAGATCACCCTGATCAATGCGGAGCCAGACTTCGTCGAGCGCGTCCGGATGCACCAGCTCGCGACGGGTGCGGACCTGCGGCCGCTCCCGCTGCGCGACGCCTTCACCGGATCGGGCGTGCGGGTGCGCGTGGGCCGGGTGGCTTCCGTGGACGTGGAGGCCAGGACGGTCTCCTTCGCCGAGCCCGACGGCGAGCACTCGCTCGCGTACGACACGCTCGTGTACGCGCTCGGCAGCGCCCAGAACGACGGCGGTGTGCCCGGCGTGGCCGAGTACGCCCACGAGATCGCGAGCAGGCCGGGCGCGCTGCGGCTGCGCGAGCGCCTCGCCGCGCTCGGGCCCGGTGGCCGCGTGGTGGTGGTCGGGGGCGGGCTGACCGGGATCGAGGCCGTCACCGAGATCGCCGAGTCCCGGCCGGACCTGGACGTCGCGCTGACCGCGCGCGGCAGACTCGGCGACTGGCTCTCGCCCGCGGGGCGACGGCACCTGCGCCGGGTCGTCGGCCGGCTCGGCATCACGGTGCACGAGGGCGCCGACGTGGCCGGCGTCGGCGAGGCCGGCGTGGTGACCACCGACGCCGTCGCGATCGGCGCCGACGTCACCGTCTGGACCGGTGGGTTCACCGCGCACCCGATCGCGGCCGCATCGGCTCTGACCGTCACCGACCGCGGGCGGATCGTGGTGGACGACGCGATGCGGTCGGTCTCCCACGCCGGCGTCTACGCCGTCGGCGACGCCGGTCAGGCCCGTGGACCCAAGGACAACCTGCTGCGGATGTCCTGCGCGTCCGGCATCCCGATGGCCTGGCGGGCAGCGGACTCGATCGTGGCCGAGCTGACCGGGGCCGGGGCGCCGCGGATCCCGCTGTCCTACGTGCAGCAGTGCATCAGCCTCGGTCGGCGCGACGGCCTGATCCAGCTGGTGACCTCCGACGACCGCGCCCGATCCTTCGCCCTGACCGGACGGTTCGCCGCTCGGTACAAGGAGATGATCTGCCGGGGGGCCGGACTGGTCGGGCGCGGCGCACCGCTGCCCTACCCGGCGCGACGGCGCCGCCTGGGCCAGGCGACGCCGTCGAGCGGGCGTTCGGCTCGTGACGAGCCGGTCGCGGCTCAGACCAGCCGGGACTTCGGCGAGACGCTGTAG
- a CDS encoding leucyl aminopeptidase: MTELVLSSSDPARLATDALVIGITPDGTGARLLGADALPGPVRAALESAIGVLGLKGTVDEVTKIPAGDGVKASLLVLTGLGVVTSDRKSDGAPTPENLRRAAGAATRQLAGTAAVALVLPADDAAQAAAVAEGALLGAYTFGDYRGNRAGAAAAVATITLVTPSARKSTAKDAVARARVLAAAVHDTRNLVNAAPNDLYPQTFADHARARVKGTKVKITVLDDAALREGGYGGLIGVGQGSVRPPRLVKLTYAPARVKKHYALVGKGITFDSGGLSIKPAKSMETMKSDMAGAAAVLNTVLAAAELALPIKVTGWLALAENMPSGTAQRPSDVITIRGGKTVEVLNTDAEGRLVLADAIVAAGEEKPDAIIDIATLTGAQMIALGNQVSAVMGSDDVRGAVIGAAERSGEQFWPMPLPEELRASMKTPMADLANMGERYGGMLVAGLFLQEFAGSTPWAHLDIAGPSFNEGGPRHYVPKGGTGVGVRTLLSLLEDAAGA; this comes from the coding sequence GTGACCGAACTAGTGCTGAGTTCCTCCGACCCTGCCCGCCTGGCCACCGACGCCCTCGTGATCGGGATCACCCCCGACGGCACGGGTGCGCGCCTGCTCGGCGCCGACGCCCTGCCCGGCCCCGTCCGCGCCGCCCTGGAGAGCGCGATCGGTGTCCTCGGCCTGAAGGGCACCGTCGACGAGGTGACGAAGATCCCGGCCGGCGACGGCGTCAAGGCGTCGTTGCTCGTCCTGACCGGTCTCGGGGTGGTCACCTCGGACAGGAAGTCCGACGGCGCCCCCACCCCGGAGAACCTGCGCCGCGCCGCGGGCGCGGCCACCCGCCAGCTCGCGGGCACGGCCGCCGTGGCCCTGGTGCTTCCGGCCGACGACGCGGCCCAGGCCGCCGCCGTCGCCGAGGGTGCCCTGCTCGGCGCCTACACGTTCGGTGACTACCGCGGGAACCGTGCGGGCGCCGCTGCCGCCGTGGCGACGATCACCCTGGTGACGCCGTCCGCGCGCAAGAGCACCGCGAAGGACGCGGTGGCCCGCGCGCGGGTGCTCGCCGCCGCGGTGCACGACACCCGGAACCTCGTGAACGCGGCCCCGAACGACCTGTACCCGCAGACGTTCGCCGACCACGCACGGGCCCGGGTCAAGGGCACGAAGGTGAAGATCACCGTGCTCGACGACGCCGCGCTGCGCGAGGGGGGCTACGGCGGGCTGATCGGCGTGGGTCAGGGCTCGGTCCGGCCGCCGCGACTGGTCAAGCTCACCTACGCGCCGGCCCGGGTGAAGAAGCACTACGCGCTCGTCGGCAAGGGCATCACCTTCGACTCCGGCGGCCTGTCCATCAAGCCCGCGAAGTCCATGGAGACGATGAAGTCGGACATGGCCGGCGCCGCCGCCGTGCTGAACACCGTCCTCGCCGCCGCCGAGCTCGCTCTGCCGATCAAGGTCACCGGGTGGCTCGCCCTGGCCGAGAACATGCCGTCGGGCACCGCGCAGCGGCCCTCCGACGTGATCACCATCCGCGGCGGCAAGACCGTCGAGGTCCTGAACACCGACGCCGAGGGCCGCCTGGTCCTGGCGGACGCGATCGTGGCGGCCGGCGAGGAGAAGCCGGACGCGATCATCGACATCGCGACCCTGACCGGCGCCCAGATGATCGCCCTCGGCAACCAGGTCAGCGCCGTGATGGGCTCCGACGACGTCCGCGGCGCGGTCATCGGTGCCGCCGAACGGTCCGGCGAGCAGTTCTGGCCGATGCCGCTGCCGGAGGAGCTGCGCGCGTCCATGAAGACGCCGATGGCGGACCTGGCGAACATGGGCGAGCGCTACGGCGGCATGCTCGTGGCCGGGCTGTTCCTCCAGGAGTTCGCCGGGAGCACGCCCTGGGCGCACCTGGACATCGCGGGCCCGTCGTTCAACGAGGGCGGGCCGCGACACTACGTGCCCAAGGGCGGCACGGGCGTCGGGGTGCGCACTCTGCTGAGCCTCCTCGAGGACGCGGCGGGCGCCTGA
- the lpdA gene encoding dihydrolipoyl dehydrogenase: protein MTQAPGEAYDVVILGAGSGGYAAALRAAELELSVALIESDKVGGTCLHRGCIPTKALLHAGELADEIRESEQFGVNSTFEGIDINGVNSYRDSVVARLYKGLQGLVSSRKIDVINGYGRLVGPDTVEVDGRRVTGRNVVLATGSYAKSLPGLEIGGRVITSEEALTLDWVPKTAIVLGGGVIGVEFASVWKSFGADVTIIEALPHLVPNEDEALSKGLERAFKKRGITFSLGVRFAGVEQSQDGVKVTLEDGTTYEADLLLVAVGRGPSTADLGYEDQGLRLDRGFVLTDDKLHTGVANIYAVGDITPGLQLAHRGFAHGIFVAEQIAGLDPAPITESGIPRVTYCQPEVASVGLTEAQAKEQHGAEGVEVLEYNLGGNGRSQILKTTGFVKLVRAKDGPIIGVHMLGARMGEQIGEGQLIVNWEAYPEDVASLIHAHPTQNESLGEAALALAGKPLHSHN from the coding sequence GTGACGCAAGCACCAGGCGAGGCCTACGACGTCGTCATCCTGGGTGCGGGCAGCGGTGGTTACGCGGCCGCGCTGCGCGCCGCCGAGCTCGAACTGTCGGTCGCGCTGATCGAGTCGGACAAGGTCGGTGGCACGTGCCTGCACCGCGGGTGCATCCCGACGAAGGCGCTGCTGCATGCCGGTGAGCTCGCCGACGAGATCCGCGAGAGCGAGCAGTTCGGCGTCAACTCGACGTTCGAGGGCATCGACATCAACGGTGTGAACTCCTACCGCGACTCCGTGGTGGCCCGTCTGTACAAGGGCCTGCAGGGCCTGGTCTCCTCGCGCAAGATCGACGTGATCAACGGGTACGGCCGCCTCGTCGGGCCGGACACCGTCGAGGTCGACGGGCGCCGGGTCACCGGCCGCAACGTGGTCCTCGCCACCGGCTCCTACGCGAAGTCGCTGCCCGGGCTGGAGATCGGCGGCCGGGTCATCACCTCCGAGGAGGCGCTGACGCTGGACTGGGTTCCGAAGACCGCGATCGTCCTCGGTGGCGGCGTGATCGGCGTCGAGTTCGCGAGCGTCTGGAAGTCCTTCGGCGCGGACGTGACGATCATCGAGGCGCTGCCGCACCTGGTCCCGAACGAGGACGAGGCGCTCAGCAAGGGTCTGGAGCGTGCCTTCAAGAAGCGCGGGATCACATTCTCCCTCGGCGTCCGCTTCGCGGGCGTGGAGCAGTCCCAGGACGGCGTCAAGGTCACCCTCGAGGACGGCACCACCTACGAGGCGGACCTGCTGCTCGTGGCCGTCGGCCGCGGGCCGTCGACGGCGGACCTCGGGTATGAGGATCAGGGGCTGCGGCTCGACCGTGGTTTCGTGCTCACCGACGACAAGCTGCACACCGGGGTCGCCAACATCTACGCCGTCGGGGACATCACTCCCGGGCTGCAGCTCGCGCACCGCGGGTTCGCGCACGGCATCTTCGTGGCGGAGCAGATCGCCGGGCTGGATCCGGCGCCGATCACCGAGAGCGGGATCCCCCGGGTCACCTACTGCCAGCCCGAGGTCGCCTCCGTTGGGCTCACCGAGGCGCAGGCCAAGGAGCAGCACGGCGCGGAAGGCGTGGAGGTCCTCGAGTACAACCTCGGCGGGAACGGCCGCAGCCAGATCCTCAAGACCACCGGCTTCGTGAAGCTCGTCCGCGCGAAGGACGGCCCCATCATCGGCGTGCACATGCTCGGCGCGCGGATGGGCGAGCAGATCGGCGAGGGCCAGCTCATCGTGAACTGGGAGGCCTACCCCGAGGACGTCGCCTCGCTGATCCACGCGCACCCGACACAGAACGAATCGCTGGGCGAGGCCGCGTTGGCCCTGGCCGGTAAGCCCTTGCACTCCCACAACTGA
- the sigJ gene encoding RNA polymerase sigma factor SigJ translates to MTAEPLRAEDVELFEDFRGRLEAIAYRLLGSASEAEDAVQETFLRWQGADRSGIRVPQAWLTRVLTNLCLTMLTSARARREIYVGEWLPEPVLDGDPMLGPAETAEQRESVSTAVLTLLERLTPNERAVYVLREAFGYPHAEIAEILDITEASSQQVLHRARAHLDVPKPRTAVDRVAAREVVEEFLTAAASGRTEPLVRLLTADVLGAGDGGGRIPARRKAFSGAATVAKFLRGLFRRTDAKFAIFGGKPEFFAAVVNGSPAAMVVVDGRVVGVMILELTDDGVDAVLSQVNPDKLGRAARWWAQTEHGEPIDVGL, encoded by the coding sequence ATGACCGCAGAACCGCTGCGCGCGGAGGACGTTGAGCTGTTCGAGGACTTCCGGGGTCGCCTGGAGGCGATCGCGTACCGGCTGCTCGGATCGGCCAGCGAGGCCGAGGATGCCGTTCAGGAGACGTTCCTGCGGTGGCAGGGCGCCGACCGTTCGGGGATCCGGGTGCCGCAGGCCTGGCTGACCCGGGTGCTCACGAACCTGTGCCTGACGATGCTGACGTCCGCCCGGGCCCGGCGCGAGATCTATGTGGGGGAGTGGCTCCCGGAGCCGGTCCTGGACGGGGACCCGATGCTCGGCCCGGCCGAGACCGCGGAGCAGCGCGAGTCCGTCTCGACGGCGGTGCTCACCCTGCTCGAGCGGCTCACCCCGAACGAGCGAGCCGTGTACGTGCTCCGGGAGGCGTTCGGCTACCCGCACGCCGAGATCGCCGAGATCCTCGACATCACCGAGGCGTCCAGTCAGCAGGTACTGCACCGAGCGAGGGCGCACCTGGACGTGCCCAAGCCCCGCACCGCCGTCGACCGGGTCGCCGCGCGGGAGGTCGTCGAGGAGTTCCTGACCGCCGCTGCCAGCGGCCGCACCGAGCCGCTCGTGCGGCTGCTCACGGCGGACGTGCTGGGCGCGGGCGACGGCGGTGGGCGGATCCCGGCGCGGCGCAAGGCCTTCTCCGGTGCCGCCACGGTGGCGAAGTTCCTGCGCGGGCTGTTCCGACGGACGGACGCGAAGTTCGCCATCTTCGGCGGCAAGCCCGAGTTCTTCGCCGCGGTGGTCAACGGCAGCCCGGCGGCCATGGTCGTGGTGGACGGCCGGGTGGTCGGGGTGATGATCCTGGAGCTGACCGACGACGGCGTCGACGCGGTGCTCAGCCAGGTGAACCCGGACAAGCTCGGCCGGGCGGCCCGGTGGTGGGCGCAGACCGAGCATGGGGAGCCCATCGACGTCGGACTGTGA
- a CDS encoding aldo/keto reductase family protein, which yields MHFRYLGNSGLKISEITYGNWLTHGSQVENDAATACVNAALDAGITTFDTADTYANLKAEEVLGDALAGQRRESLEIFTKVYFPTGPKGPNDTGLSRKHIIESINGSLRRLRTDYVDLYQAHRYDYETPLEETMQAFADVVRSGKALYIGVSEWTAEQLRAGHALAKDLGVQLISSQPQYSMVWRVIEEKVVPTSAELGISQIVWSPVAQGILTGKYLPGSPAPEGSRAADDKGGAQMISGMLGREELLRRVQDLRPIAEELNLTMAQLAVAWVLQNDNVAAALIGASRPEQVAENVAASGVTLDQAVLTRIDEALGDTVVRDSEKTYSVSPKSRLV from the coding sequence ATGCATTTTCGATACCTCGGCAACTCCGGCCTGAAGATCAGCGAGATCACCTACGGCAACTGGCTCACCCACGGCTCCCAGGTGGAGAACGACGCCGCGACGGCGTGTGTGAACGCCGCCCTGGACGCGGGCATCACCACCTTCGACACGGCGGACACCTACGCCAACCTCAAGGCCGAGGAGGTCCTCGGGGACGCCCTTGCCGGGCAGCGCCGGGAGTCCCTGGAGATCTTCACGAAGGTCTACTTCCCGACCGGCCCGAAGGGCCCGAACGACACCGGCCTGTCCCGCAAGCACATCATAGAGTCGATCAACGGCTCCCTGCGCCGGCTGCGCACCGACTACGTGGACCTGTACCAGGCACACCGCTACGACTACGAGACGCCGCTCGAGGAGACGATGCAGGCGTTCGCCGACGTGGTCCGCTCCGGCAAGGCGCTCTACATCGGCGTCAGCGAGTGGACCGCGGAGCAGCTGCGCGCCGGGCACGCGCTGGCGAAGGACCTCGGCGTCCAGCTGATCTCCTCCCAGCCGCAGTACTCGATGGTGTGGCGGGTGATCGAGGAGAAGGTGGTCCCCACCAGCGCCGAGCTCGGCATCTCCCAGATCGTCTGGTCCCCGGTGGCGCAGGGCATCCTGACCGGCAAGTACCTGCCCGGCTCCCCCGCGCCGGAGGGCTCCCGGGCCGCCGACGACAAGGGCGGCGCGCAGATGATCTCCGGGATGCTCGGCCGCGAGGAGCTGCTCCGCCGGGTCCAGGACCTGCGCCCGATCGCCGAGGAGCTGAACCTGACGATGGCCCAGCTCGCGGTGGCCTGGGTGCTGCAGAACGACAACGTCGCCGCGGCGCTGATCGGGGCGTCCCGGCCGGAGCAGGTGGCCGAGAACGTCGCCGCCTCAGGGGTCACCCTCGACCAGGCCGTGCTCACCCGGATCGACGAGGCCCTCGGCGACACCGTGGTCCGCGACTCCGAGAAGACCTACAGCGTCTCGCCGAAGTCCCGGCTGGTCTGA
- a CDS encoding TetR/AcrR family transcriptional regulator — MAEPTARRRAPNRRAPLTRERVIAAAMAVADEKGEAGATMRVIAASLGVEAMSLYNHVRGRDDLLTGMVDAVFAEIDLPDPGAAWRPAMRERALSARAALRRHTWAVALMDSRSEPGPATLRHHDAVLGVLRSSGFSVAMATHAFSLIDSYVYGFVLQEQGLAATAEEVHDTASAIMEALPTDAYPHLAEVAAAHVTQPGYDYAAEFEFGLDVILGALRPDEG; from the coding sequence ATGGCCGAGCCGACTGCACGTCGCCGCGCACCGAACCGGCGCGCGCCGCTCACCCGTGAGCGCGTGATCGCCGCCGCCATGGCCGTGGCCGACGAGAAGGGCGAGGCCGGGGCAACCATGCGCGTGATCGCCGCGAGCCTCGGCGTCGAGGCGATGTCCCTGTACAACCACGTGCGCGGCCGCGACGACCTGCTCACCGGGATGGTCGACGCCGTGTTCGCCGAGATCGACCTGCCCGATCCGGGCGCCGCCTGGCGGCCGGCCATGCGGGAACGGGCCCTCTCCGCGAGGGCCGCGCTGCGCCGTCATACCTGGGCAGTGGCCCTGATGGACTCTCGCAGCGAACCCGGGCCGGCGACCCTGCGCCACCACGATGCCGTGCTCGGCGTGCTGCGGTCGAGCGGGTTCTCCGTGGCGATGGCCACGCACGCGTTCTCGCTGATCGACAGCTACGTCTACGGGTTCGTCCTGCAGGAGCAGGGCCTGGCGGCCACCGCCGAGGAGGTCCACGACACCGCGAGCGCGATCATGGAAGCCCTCCCCACGGACGCCTATCCGCACCTGGCCGAGGTCGCCGCCGCGCACGTCACGCAGCCCGGTTACGACTACGCCGCGGAGTTCGAGTTCGGGCTGGACGTGATCCTGGGCGCGCTCCGGCCGGACGAGGGCTAG
- a CDS encoding quinone-dependent dihydroorotate dehydrogenase has product MPSPYRFVFDNLLTKVDPERAHHGAATLFRILGRTPVLRDAVRLTLGRAPEGPAPRLFGRPTTGLLGLAAGFDKDATMAAGLDAVGFGFVEIGTVTARAQPGNDRPRLFRIPERKALVNRMGFNNAGAAAAATRLRKLRRTPHGRRLVLGANIGKSKITPAAEAVADYRTSARALAPYVDYIVVNVSSPNTPGLRDLQQTEALRPILVAVLETARAAAAREVPVLVKIAPDLADADVDAVADLAREIGLAGVVAVNTTIKHELGAGGMSGPPVRERGIEVVARVRARLAEDQVIIGVGGISTPADARAYLAAGANALQAYTAFIYGGATWPGGINRALGQG; this is encoded by the coding sequence GTGCCGAGCCCGTATCGCTTCGTCTTCGACAATCTGCTCACCAAGGTCGACCCGGAACGGGCGCACCACGGGGCTGCGACGCTGTTCCGGATCCTCGGGCGGACCCCGGTGCTCCGGGACGCGGTCCGCCTCACGCTCGGCCGTGCGCCGGAGGGCCCCGCACCGCGGCTGTTCGGCCGGCCGACCACCGGGCTGCTCGGGCTTGCCGCCGGCTTCGACAAGGACGCGACGATGGCGGCCGGGCTGGACGCCGTCGGGTTCGGGTTCGTCGAGATCGGCACCGTCACCGCCCGCGCCCAGCCGGGCAACGACCGGCCGCGCCTGTTCCGGATCCCGGAGCGCAAGGCGCTGGTGAACCGGATGGGCTTCAACAATGCCGGGGCCGCGGCCGCCGCGACTCGGCTGCGCAAGCTCCGCAGGACCCCGCACGGGCGCCGGCTCGTGCTCGGGGCGAACATCGGCAAGTCCAAGATCACCCCGGCCGCCGAGGCGGTCGCGGACTACCGCACGTCCGCCCGTGCCCTTGCCCCGTACGTGGACTACATCGTCGTGAACGTGTCCTCACCGAACACCCCGGGCCTGCGGGACCTGCAGCAGACCGAGGCGCTCCGGCCGATCCTGGTCGCCGTACTGGAGACGGCCCGGGCCGCCGCGGCGCGCGAGGTGCCCGTGCTGGTCAAGATCGCGCCGGACCTGGCCGACGCCGACGTCGACGCGGTCGCGGACCTGGCCCGGGAGATCGGTCTGGCCGGCGTGGTCGCGGTGAACACCACCATCAAGCACGAGCTCGGCGCCGGCGGCATGTCCGGCCCGCCGGTGCGCGAACGTGGCATCGAGGTGGTCGCCCGGGTGCGGGCCCGGCTCGCCGAGGACCAGGTGATCATCGGTGTCGGCGGCATCTCCACCCCCGCGGATGCCCGTGCCTACCTGGCCGCGGGGGCGAATGCCCTCCAGGCCTACACGGCGTTCATCTACGGCGGGGCCACCTGGCCCGGGGGAATCAACCGGGCGCTCGGGCAGGGCTGA
- a CDS encoding DUF3043 domain-containing protein, which yields MIVFGRKKDEEAPIVEEIEAPPSGKGRPTPRRKVAEAANKRPLVPTDRGAARRAEREKMNAARARMNEAMITGKEEDLPAQHRGPVRRYVRDYIDARFSLGELFLPLSGAIVVILLISTFNASWAAIGVTAILALYAIVAIALVDALIAAFRVRRQLREKFGEDRAKRTMMYTVMRAFQLRRTRMPKPQVKRGEYPR from the coding sequence ATGATCGTGTTCGGACGCAAGAAGGACGAGGAAGCCCCCATCGTTGAAGAGATCGAGGCGCCTCCATCCGGTAAGGGACGGCCCACGCCCAGACGGAAGGTCGCTGAGGCCGCCAACAAGCGTCCCCTCGTGCCGACGGACCGCGGCGCCGCCCGCCGGGCCGAGCGCGAGAAGATGAACGCCGCCCGCGCCCGGATGAACGAGGCGATGATCACGGGCAAGGAGGAGGACCTCCCCGCCCAGCACCGCGGCCCGGTGCGCCGGTACGTGCGTGACTACATCGACGCCCGGTTCAGCCTCGGCGAGCTGTTCCTGCCGCTGTCCGGCGCGATCGTGGTCATCCTGCTGATCTCCACGTTCAACGCGAGCTGGGCCGCGATCGGCGTCACAGCGATCCTCGCGCTGTACGCGATCGTCGCGATCGCACTGGTCGACGCCCTGATCGCCGCGTTCCGGGTGCGCCGCCAGCTGCGCGAGAAGTTCGGTGAGGACCGCGCCAAGCGGACCATGATGTATACGGTCATGCGCGCCTTCCAGCTGCGCCGCACGCGCATGCCGAAGCCGCAGGTCAAGCGCGGCGAGTACCCCCGCTGA
- a CDS encoding NAD(P)-dependent oxidoreductase, producing MGSDRIRRVCIIGASGRLGQYLIRHALDRGYEVVGVCRERSVDKLAEFADRITIVPGQTNDAAVIATAVDGCDGVLTVLVPWGVHGYSSGTAQAVLDHAEPDARLIFSCGWHITMDGRDSYSRGFRLMLRVATVLSRAVRAVDIDDQVEACRRIFASDRAWTVVRGSDLEEGESQGLPVWSRHVGDPVLESNRTRRTDFALFMVAALTDEDLIRQAPAIVGRLTPSALASAGAAPTQAAPAEPARPEPRPTGDAPSST from the coding sequence ATGGGCAGCGACCGGATCAGGCGGGTCTGCATCATCGGGGCCTCTGGAAGACTCGGGCAGTATCTGATCCGGCATGCCCTCGACCGGGGCTACGAGGTGGTCGGCGTGTGCCGTGAGCGCAGCGTCGACAAGCTCGCCGAGTTCGCGGACCGGATCACGATCGTGCCGGGGCAGACGAACGACGCCGCGGTGATCGCCACGGCCGTCGACGGGTGCGACGGGGTGCTCACGGTGCTCGTGCCGTGGGGTGTGCACGGCTACTCCTCCGGCACGGCGCAGGCGGTCCTCGACCACGCCGAGCCCGACGCGCGGCTGATCTTCTCGTGCGGCTGGCACATCACCATGGACGGCCGGGACTCCTACTCGCGGGGCTTCCGACTGATGCTCCGGGTCGCGACCGTGCTGTCCCGCGCGGTGCGAGCGGTGGACATCGACGACCAGGTGGAGGCGTGCCGTCGGATCTTCGCGAGCGACCGGGCCTGGACCGTCGTCCGAGGCAGCGACCTGGAGGAGGGTGAGAGCCAGGGTCTGCCGGTGTGGAGCCGACACGTCGGCGACCCGGTGCTGGAGTCCAACCGGACCCGCCGCACCGACTTCGCGCTGTTCATGGTCGCCGCTCTCACCGACGAGGACCTGATCCGCCAGGCCCCAGCGATCGTCGGCCGTCTCACGCCGAGCGCGCTCGCCTCTGCCGGTGCGGCTCCGACGCAGGCGGCTCCGGCCGAGCCGGCCCGGCCCGAGCCCCGACCGACCGGGGACGCTCCCTCGTCGACCTGA